Proteins found in one Chengkuizengella sediminis genomic segment:
- the argC gene encoding N-acetyl-gamma-glutamyl-phosphate reductase, with protein MNNPIRAAIIGSTGYGGVELIRFLINHPYVDITSVISSSSAGESIAAQFPHLNQVMELDLDHVDIGLIQKKSDVVFTATPSGVSSALIPDLLEAGLKVIDLSGDYRLKSGEIYERWYHHKPPLTSHLKQAVYGLSELFAEDIRTAELLSNPGCYPTAASLGLIPVLSMKKIDPKSIIIDAKSGASGAGRKLGLSVHYAELNENLKPYKVNQHQHIPEIEQTLSRFVGEQTTITFTTHLIPMTRGIMCTMYANLVEPCDEQQLIDQYRAYYKGRPFVRIRNKGNWPSTKEVAGSNYCDIGFSIDERTGRLTMISVIDNVVKGAAGQAIQNLNLMMGWDETTGLEMIPVYP; from the coding sequence ATGAACAATCCAATTAGAGCGGCGATCATTGGTTCAACAGGTTATGGTGGTGTTGAGCTGATTCGTTTTTTAATCAACCATCCATATGTAGATATTACTTCGGTCATCTCTTCCTCCAGTGCAGGGGAATCGATAGCTGCCCAATTCCCTCATTTAAATCAAGTGATGGAACTGGATTTAGATCATGTAGATATAGGTTTAATCCAAAAGAAATCGGACGTTGTTTTTACAGCAACACCTTCAGGGGTTAGCTCGGCGTTAATTCCTGATCTACTAGAAGCAGGACTCAAAGTCATTGATTTATCAGGAGACTACCGATTAAAATCGGGAGAAATATATGAGAGGTGGTATCATCACAAACCACCTTTAACATCTCATTTAAAGCAAGCCGTGTATGGTTTATCTGAACTATTTGCAGAGGACATTCGAACAGCTGAGCTTCTTTCTAATCCAGGTTGTTATCCAACAGCTGCTAGTTTAGGACTAATTCCTGTTTTGTCTATGAAAAAGATTGACCCCAAATCCATAATTATCGACGCTAAGTCAGGCGCTTCAGGTGCAGGAAGAAAATTAGGATTATCTGTACATTATGCGGAGTTAAATGAAAATTTAAAACCTTATAAAGTGAATCAACACCAACATATTCCTGAAATAGAACAGACATTAAGTAGGTTTGTGGGAGAACAAACTACCATCACATTTACTACCCACTTAATTCCGATGACTCGCGGAATCATGTGCACGATGTATGCAAATTTAGTAGAACCTTGTGACGAACAACAATTGATAGATCAATATCGAGCGTACTATAAAGGTCGACCTTTTGTGCGAATTCGAAATAAAGGGAATTGGCCATCTACGAAAGAAGTAGCTGGATCAAATTATTGTGATATTGGTTTTTCAATCGATGAACGTACTGGCAGACTAACGATGATTTCAGTCATAGACAATGTTGTTAAAGGTGCTGCTGGTCAAGCGATACAAAATTTGAATTTAATGATGGGATGGGACGAAACTACTGGATTGGAAATGATACCAGTGTACCCATAA
- a CDS encoding YitT family protein, with translation MQNKTQTKRSRRKQPLIQYGTPAYHIVEYLQLFIGTFIVAFSFNLLLNPNEIATGGVVGVSTILDSLFNWEPAITQWIINIPLFIAGVILVGKKFGVKTAIGSVITPLFILLTNDLTPPTNNLLLATIFGGVGLGLGLGIVFRGRGSTGGMDLVAQIIHKYTGLSLGLSLAVLDGLVILTAGIVISPENAMYALIGLFVTSKTINAVQIGLSYSKVAYIITNETEAVQEAIIQELDRGLTKLSGYGGYTEEEKIVFMVVVGQTEVTKLKTLVKTIDPNAFIILSDTNEVLGQGFKFTS, from the coding sequence ATGCAAAACAAAACACAAACGAAACGTTCACGTAGAAAACAACCATTAATTCAATACGGAACTCCAGCCTATCATATCGTAGAATATCTTCAATTGTTTATTGGTACTTTTATTGTTGCTTTCAGCTTTAACTTGTTACTAAATCCGAATGAAATAGCTACAGGTGGAGTTGTTGGGGTATCCACTATTTTAGATTCTTTATTTAACTGGGAACCCGCGATAACACAATGGATTATTAATATTCCTTTATTTATAGCAGGTGTGATTTTAGTAGGAAAGAAGTTTGGTGTAAAAACAGCAATTGGATCAGTTATTACACCGCTATTTATTTTACTTACAAACGATTTAACACCTCCAACAAATAATTTATTATTAGCCACCATTTTTGGTGGAGTTGGTTTAGGTCTAGGATTAGGTATCGTTTTTCGCGGTCGTGGTTCTACAGGTGGAATGGATCTAGTCGCTCAAATCATACATAAATATACAGGGTTAAGCTTGGGATTATCCCTTGCTGTTTTAGATGGATTAGTTATTTTAACGGCAGGAATTGTGATTTCCCCGGAAAACGCGATGTATGCCTTAATCGGGTTATTTGTCACTAGCAAAACGATTAATGCGGTACAAATTGGATTATCATATTCTAAAGTTGCATACATTATAACGAACGAAACGGAAGCCGTACAAGAAGCGATTATACAAGAGTTAGATCGTGGTTTAACAAAGCTTTCAGGGTACGGTGGATACACAGAAGAAGAAAAAATCGTATTTATGGTCGTGGTTGGACAAACAGAAGTCACAAAACTTAAAACACTTGTCAAAACAATTGACCCTAATGCGTTTATTATCCTGAGTGATACGAACGAGGTATTGGGGCAAGGATTTAAATTTACGAGTTAA
- the prfB gene encoding peptide chain release factor 2 (programmed frameshift) codes for MIEPEVKQDMREIANRITQLRGSLDLDLKQEQIANYEEKMSAPDFWDDQNKAQKVISEVNAIKSVVEQFEGLATESEDTMLMLELAEEENDESLVSDIVESIKQLQQKLESYELQLLLNEPYDKFNAYLELHPGAGGTESQDWAEMLLRMYRRWADKKDFKVDTIDYLPGDEAGVKSVTLLIKGHNAYGYLKAEKGVHRLVRISPFDSSGRRHTSFVSCDVVPEIDDEVEVEINTEDLKIDTYRASGAGGQHINTTDSAVRITHIPSGVVVTCQNERSQIKNREQAMKMLRSKLYEKKIEEQQQALAEIRGEQQEIGWGSQIRSYVFHPYSMVKDHRTSVETGNTDAVMDGELDSFIDGYLRKQIDQD; via the exons ATGATAGAACCTGAAGTAAAACAAGACATGCGAGAAATCGCAAACCGAATTACACAATTACGGGGGTCTCTT GACTTAGATCTAAAACAAGAGCAGATTGCCAATTATGAAGAAAAAATGTCAGCCCCTGATTTTTGGGATGATCAGAACAAAGCACAAAAAGTCATCTCAGAGGTAAATGCAATTAAATCTGTAGTTGAGCAGTTTGAAGGTCTAGCGACCGAATCTGAGGATACTATGTTGATGTTGGAGCTTGCTGAAGAAGAAAATGATGAAAGCTTAGTAAGTGACATTGTAGAAAGCATAAAACAGCTTCAACAAAAACTTGAAAGTTATGAATTGCAATTATTATTAAATGAACCTTATGATAAATTCAATGCATATTTAGAGCTTCATCCAGGGGCAGGTGGTACAGAGTCTCAGGATTGGGCGGAAATGCTGCTACGGATGTATCGTAGATGGGCAGATAAAAAAGATTTTAAAGTAGATACTATTGATTATTTACCTGGTGATGAAGCAGGAGTGAAAAGTGTTACTTTATTAATTAAAGGACATAATGCATATGGATATTTAAAAGCAGAAAAAGGTGTCCATCGATTAGTTCGAATTTCGCCCTTTGATTCGTCTGGTCGCAGGCACACATCATTTGTATCCTGTGATGTTGTACCAGAAATTGATGATGAGGTAGAAGTTGAAATCAATACTGAGGATCTTAAAATAGATACGTACCGAGCTAGTGGTGCAGGTGGACAGCATATTAATACAACGGATTCCGCTGTAAGGATCACTCATATTCCTTCAGGAGTCGTCGTGACTTGTCAAAATGAACGTTCACAAATTAAAAATAGAGAGCAAGCCATGAAAATGTTAAGATCTAAGTTATATGAGAAGAAAATTGAAGAACAACAGCAGGCACTTGCAGAAATACGTGGGGAACAACAGGAAATTGGTTGGGGCAGTCAAATTCGCTCTTATGTGTTTCATCCATACAGTATGGTGAAAGATCATCGTACAAGTGTGGAAACAGGGAATACTGACGCGGTGATGGACGGAGAACTTGATTCATTTATTGATGGGTATTTAAGAAAACAAATAGATCAAGACTAA
- the secA gene encoding preprotein translocase subunit SecA codes for MIGLVKKILGDPNERELKRIMKKVNQINELEPKFESLSDTELANKTIQYKERLSNGETLDDLLPEAFATVREASKRKLGKRHFDVQMIGGIVLHEGEIAEMKTGEGKTLVGTLPAYLNALAGNGVHVITVNDYLATTQSEEMSHIHEFLGLTVGVNLNGMSHDEKREAYACDITYGTNNEFGFDYLRDNMVLYRNQMVQRPLSYAIIDEVDSILVDEARTPLIISGQAAKSTELYITADRLVRTFKIEEDYTVDIKVRSVTLTENGVSKVEKTYGIENLFDHQHVTLNHHITQALKAHAIMKRDTDYVVQDGEVVIVDEFTGRLMAGRRYSEGLHQAIEAKEHMEIQKESMTLATITLQNFFRMYQKLSGMTGTAKTEEEEFSKIYGLNVIVIPTNKPMIRKDMPDVIYKTEESKYKMAVEEIMNRHQTGQPVLVGTVSIENSELISKLLNKKGVPHQVLNAKHHEEEAEIVSRAGQDGAVTIATNMAGRGTDIVLGSGVADKGGLHIIGTERHESRRIDNQLRGRSGRQGDPGSTQFYLSLEDELMRRFGAENIMSMMDRLGFEEDQPLESKMISKAVESAQKRVEGNNFDVRKIVLQFDDVMNQQRLIIYKQRREVLESENIRDVSIEMIYTVIDRITDAHCPSELVPEEWDLKAIIDYANGTFLHEGQLTEKELKGKEKEEIVELMKDLVKRLYDEREEQLSEKIMREFEKVVVLRAVDSKWMDHIDMMDHMRQGIHLRAYGGTDPLREYQFEGFEMFEKMIASVQEEVSTYIMKANVQANVQREAVAEGQAQDPKAARERQKPKTQRRTEEKIGRNQPCPCGSGKKYKQCHGKEQA; via the coding sequence ATGATAGGACTCGTTAAAAAAATATTAGGGGATCCAAATGAGCGCGAATTAAAGCGTATCATGAAAAAGGTCAACCAAATTAACGAATTAGAACCGAAATTTGAAAGCTTATCAGATACCGAATTAGCCAATAAAACAATACAATATAAAGAAAGATTATCTAATGGTGAAACTTTAGACGATTTATTACCTGAAGCCTTTGCTACCGTTAGAGAGGCATCAAAACGAAAATTAGGTAAACGTCATTTTGATGTACAGATGATTGGTGGAATCGTACTTCACGAAGGTGAAATTGCTGAAATGAAAACAGGGGAAGGTAAAACCCTAGTTGGAACACTTCCGGCATATTTAAATGCTTTGGCTGGAAATGGCGTACACGTCATCACTGTCAATGATTACTTAGCAACAACCCAAAGTGAAGAAATGTCTCATATACACGAGTTTCTTGGTCTAACAGTTGGCGTTAACTTAAATGGAATGTCACACGATGAAAAAAGAGAAGCATACGCATGTGATATTACCTACGGTACCAACAACGAATTTGGATTTGATTACTTGCGCGATAATATGGTGTTATATCGGAATCAAATGGTACAGCGTCCATTATCCTATGCCATTATAGATGAAGTGGATTCAATCCTAGTTGATGAAGCACGTACCCCATTGATTATTTCAGGACAAGCTGCAAAATCGACTGAGTTATATATCACTGCAGATCGTTTAGTTCGTACATTTAAAATAGAAGAAGATTATACAGTAGACATTAAAGTTCGTTCTGTTACATTAACAGAAAACGGAGTATCAAAGGTTGAAAAAACTTACGGAATTGAAAACTTATTTGATCACCAGCATGTCACTTTAAATCATCACATTACACAAGCTTTAAAAGCTCATGCCATTATGAAAAGAGATACAGATTATGTTGTACAAGATGGAGAAGTGGTTATTGTTGATGAATTTACAGGGCGTTTAATGGCGGGTAGAAGATATAGTGAAGGATTGCATCAGGCCATTGAAGCAAAGGAACATATGGAGATTCAAAAAGAAAGTATGACCTTGGCGACCATTACATTACAAAACTTCTTTAGAATGTATCAGAAGTTATCAGGGATGACAGGAACAGCAAAAACTGAAGAAGAAGAATTCAGCAAAATTTACGGTTTAAATGTAATCGTGATTCCTACGAACAAACCGATGATTCGTAAAGATATGCCGGATGTGATTTATAAAACGGAAGAAAGTAAGTACAAGATGGCCGTGGAAGAAATTATGAACCGTCATCAAACAGGTCAACCCGTACTTGTGGGAACGGTGTCCATTGAAAATTCAGAACTTATATCTAAGTTGCTTAATAAAAAAGGAGTTCCTCACCAAGTATTAAATGCAAAACACCATGAAGAAGAAGCCGAAATTGTATCTCGTGCAGGTCAAGATGGAGCCGTTACGATTGCTACCAACATGGCGGGTCGTGGTACGGATATTGTGTTAGGTTCAGGAGTAGCAGATAAAGGTGGCTTGCATATTATAGGTACAGAACGTCATGAAAGTAGACGTATCGATAATCAGCTTCGTGGACGTTCAGGGCGACAAGGAGATCCAGGGTCTACACAGTTTTATCTGTCACTTGAAGATGAACTGATGCGTCGATTTGGTGCAGAGAACATTATGAGTATGATGGATCGTTTAGGTTTCGAAGAGGATCAACCTCTTGAAAGCAAAATGATTTCTAAAGCTGTTGAATCTGCACAAAAACGTGTAGAAGGAAATAACTTTGACGTTCGTAAAATCGTATTGCAGTTTGATGACGTCATGAATCAACAGCGTTTAATCATCTATAAGCAGCGTAGAGAAGTATTGGAATCTGAAAACATTCGTGATGTATCAATCGAGATGATTTATACCGTCATTGATCGCATTACAGATGCTCACTGTCCTTCGGAGCTAGTACCAGAGGAATGGGATTTAAAAGCTATTATTGACTATGCAAATGGAACCTTCTTACATGAAGGTCAATTGACTGAAAAAGAACTAAAAGGTAAAGAAAAAGAAGAAATCGTTGAATTAATGAAAGATTTAGTGAAACGATTGTATGATGAGCGAGAAGAGCAATTAAGCGAAAAAATTATGCGTGAGTTTGAAAAAGTAGTTGTATTGCGTGCAGTAGACAGTAAATGGATGGATCATATCGACATGATGGATCATATGCGACAAGGGATTCACCTTCGTGCTTATGGGGGTACAGATCCATTGCGTGAATATCAGTTTGAAGGTTTTGAGATGTTTGAAAAAATGATTGCAAGTGTCCAAGAAGAAGTTTCCACTTACATCATGAAAGCAAACGTACAGGCGAATGTCCAACGTGAAGCCGTAGCAGAAGGTCAAGCTCAAGATCCGAAAGCAGCACGAGAAAGACAAAAACCAAAAACGCAACGTCGTACTGAAGAAAAGATTGGAAGAAACCAACCTTGCCCATGTGGAAGTGGTAAGAAATATAAACAATGTCATGGGAAAGAACAAGCATAA
- the hpf gene encoding ribosome hibernation-promoting factor, HPF/YfiA family, producing the protein MKYNIRGENIEVTSALRDYVEKKIGKLERYFDAPPTSDVHVTLSVLKGLQNVEVTIPLTGVILRAEEKNEDMYASIDLVLDKLERQIRKHKTKVNRKFRQEGSLRTLFKENGNLFSQTNIEEEDDLEVVRNKKFTLKPMDLEEAILQMNMVGHNFFVFSNMDTEDVNVVYKRDDGKYGLIEPAK; encoded by the coding sequence ATGAAATATAATATCCGTGGAGAAAATATCGAAGTGACCAGCGCATTAAGAGACTATGTTGAGAAAAAGATAGGTAAATTGGAAAGATATTTTGATGCTCCCCCTACATCAGATGTACATGTAACATTAAGTGTTTTAAAAGGTTTACAGAACGTTGAGGTGACCATTCCATTAACTGGTGTGATTTTACGAGCAGAGGAAAAAAACGAGGACATGTATGCTTCTATTGATTTGGTATTAGACAAATTGGAGAGACAAATCAGAAAGCATAAAACAAAAGTAAATCGTAAATTCCGTCAAGAAGGCAGTTTAAGAACACTATTTAAAGAAAATGGAAACTTATTCTCTCAAACAAATATAGAGGAAGAGGATGACCTCGAAGTTGTAAGAAACAAAAAGTTTACTTTGAAACCGATGGATTTAGAAGAAGCAATATTACAAATGAATATGGTAGGGCATAATTTTTTCGTTTTCTCAAATATGGATACAGAAGATGTAAATGTAGTATATAAAAGAGATGATGGTAAATACGGTTTAATTGAACCAGCAAAATAA
- the fliT gene encoding flagellar protein FliT, translated as MDKLIPQLEELTKQTFEQLNSMSYEQLEQFVQNREKIINQIKNIKITDEHKQKYQQMIQNITKYDKQILEKMKKLKNEASQELHKIQSGKKQKTAYQNAYTADSVFFDRKK; from the coding sequence ATGGATAAGCTGATCCCACAATTAGAGGAACTAACAAAACAAACCTTTGAGCAACTTAACTCCATGAGCTACGAACAGTTAGAACAGTTTGTACAAAACCGGGAGAAAATCATCAACCAAATAAAGAACATTAAAATTACAGATGAACATAAACAAAAATATCAACAAATGATACAAAATATCACAAAGTATGATAAACAAATTTTAGAAAAAATGAAAAAATTAAAAAACGAAGCATCACAAGAACTACATAAAATACAATCTGGGAAAAAACAAAAAACAGCATATCAAAATGCGTATACTGCAGACAGTGTATTTTTTGACAGAAAGAAATAA
- the fliS gene encoding flagellar export chaperone FliS: MYQNQQNKYLQTSIQTASPAKLLIMLYDGAIKFSKLAIAAIEDKNYEAANTNIGKVQNIINEFMVTLDHKADIAKDLMKLYEYIMHRTSEANIKKDTQVMEEVIDLLQQLKETWVEASKSLNTNSKEIQYG; the protein is encoded by the coding sequence ATGTACCAAAACCAACAAAACAAATACCTACAAACATCGATTCAAACAGCATCACCAGCAAAGTTATTAATCATGTTATACGATGGAGCCATTAAATTTAGTAAATTAGCCATCGCAGCGATTGAAGATAAAAATTATGAAGCTGCGAATACAAACATAGGAAAGGTTCAAAATATCATTAATGAATTTATGGTGACTTTGGATCACAAAGCGGATATTGCAAAAGATTTAATGAAATTATATGAATACATAATGCATCGTACATCAGAAGCAAATATAAAAAAAGATACACAAGTTATGGAAGAAGTCATAGATTTATTACAACAGTTAAAAGAAACATGGGTTGAAGCAAGCAAATCACTGAATACAAACTCTAAAGAGATACAATATGGATAA
- the fliD gene encoding flagellar filament capping protein FliD, with translation MEIRFTGLASGIDTESIVTELMNVERLKLMKLERSNQKTEWIRQDYLDINAKILDYRNNKVFNFTLEGTLSSKKTQLYGDTGSITVKASTSAVNGTIQVEVKSLATAATNYSKDPIALDGFVSNESLQSQEVLLNGAPTLSETYKFSINGTEIEVNTTEDSLDDIIEKINKNTDVSAYYSDAEKKISFVANETGASTIDFNDLDGDFLTNILKVDSTNELAGTDAEVYINGLQTFQSSNTFDVNGVEVTIQEVGSPTTIEVSNDVDAIVESVNQFIEEYNEILNTLQEKVGEDKDYDYYPLSDEEKDELTEDEIEKWEEQAKSGLLKNDDYITKAIDAMRSISYTSVDTGSDIYNTLSSIGITTGTYQEKGKLYLDESKLREAIEADAEAVVNMFAVDSSSAENTEGAGVGEIIYDALGDTLKEVTDVAGTSSTSFDDSILGKKMKELDQDIFDWENRLIDIEERYYAQFTAMELAIESYNSQLEYILSAFGGQQA, from the coding sequence ATGGAAATAAGATTTACGGGTCTAGCTTCAGGTATTGATACTGAATCAATTGTTACTGAATTAATGAATGTAGAACGTTTAAAACTAATGAAACTTGAGAGAAGTAATCAAAAAACGGAATGGATAAGACAAGATTATTTAGATATAAATGCTAAGATATTAGATTATCGTAATAATAAAGTATTTAATTTCACATTAGAAGGAACATTGTCTTCTAAAAAAACCCAATTATATGGGGACACGGGTTCCATTACAGTAAAAGCAAGTACGAGTGCAGTGAATGGGACGATTCAAGTTGAAGTAAAGTCATTAGCAACTGCTGCAACTAACTATAGTAAAGATCCGATTGCTCTAGATGGTTTTGTTTCAAACGAATCTCTACAAAGTCAAGAGGTTCTTTTAAACGGTGCACCAACATTATCCGAAACATATAAATTTTCTATTAACGGAACAGAAATAGAGGTAAACACGACTGAAGATTCTTTAGATGATATTATAGAAAAAATTAATAAAAACACGGATGTAAGTGCTTATTATAGTGATGCAGAAAAGAAAATTTCATTTGTTGCAAACGAAACAGGTGCTTCTACGATTGATTTTAATGATTTAGACGGCGATTTTCTTACAAATATACTGAAAGTTGATTCGACAAATGAATTAGCTGGTACTGATGCTGAAGTGTATATAAATGGACTACAGACTTTTCAAAGCAGTAATACGTTTGATGTAAATGGAGTAGAGGTCACTATTCAAGAAGTTGGTTCTCCAACAACAATAGAAGTATCTAACGATGTAGATGCGATTGTGGAATCTGTTAATCAGTTTATTGAAGAATATAATGAAATATTAAATACATTGCAGGAAAAAGTTGGCGAAGATAAAGATTATGACTATTATCCCCTCTCAGATGAAGAAAAAGATGAATTAACAGAAGATGAAATAGAAAAATGGGAAGAACAAGCAAAAAGTGGCTTGTTAAAAAATGATGATTATATAACAAAAGCTATTGATGCGATGAGATCAATTTCTTATACATCAGTAGATACAGGAAGCGATATTTATAATACCTTAAGTTCTATAGGTATTACTACAGGTACATATCAAGAAAAAGGAAAGTTATATTTGGATGAAAGTAAACTTCGTGAAGCAATTGAAGCAGATGCTGAAGCAGTAGTTAATATGTTTGCTGTGGATTCATCCTCTGCTGAAAATACGGAGGGTGCAGGAGTAGGTGAAATTATTTATGATGCACTAGGGGATACATTAAAAGAAGTTACAGATGTTGCAGGTACTTCAAGCACATCTTTTGATGACAGTATTTTAGGTAAAAAAATGAAAGAACTAGATCAAGATATATTTGATTGGGAAAATCGGTTGATAGATATTGAAGAACGTTATTACGCTCAGTTTACAGCAATGGAGTTAGCAATTGAATCCTATAATAGTCAACTTGAATACATATTGAGTGCTTTTGGAGGACAACAAGCATAA
- a CDS encoding flagellar protein FlaG, which yields MSMNVSFDSISPKTPLSSNEGVNQTNENSLRVNPSSESEQLAKTVKQLKLKESEGETLSISEKQLVRLVEQSNKAMSLSSTSLEYSVHEVTNDIMVKVLNKETGELIREVPPEKIVNLLAKSLEMAGIIIDERR from the coding sequence ATGAGTATGAACGTTTCATTTGATTCAATTTCACCAAAAACACCTCTTTCTTCAAATGAAGGGGTAAATCAGACAAATGAAAATTCTTTAAGAGTTAATCCATCATCAGAGTCAGAACAGCTTGCTAAAACGGTAAAACAACTTAAATTAAAGGAATCTGAAGGTGAAACATTATCTATTAGTGAAAAGCAGCTGGTGAGATTAGTAGAACAATCTAATAAGGCAATGTCACTATCATCTACTTCGTTAGAATATTCTGTGCATGAGGTCACAAATGATATTATGGTGAAGGTGTTGAATAAAGAAACAGGGGAATTAATTCGTGAAGTACCACCTGAAAAAATAGTGAATTTACTTGCCAAAAGCTTGGAGATGGCAGGCATTATCATAGACGAACGACGTTAG
- a CDS encoding flagellin, translated as MIINHNITALNTYNQLSSANTSTGKSMEKLSSGLRINRAGDDAAGLAISEKMRGQIRGLDQASRNAQDGISLIQTAEGSLDETQSIVQRMRELSVQASNDTYTDADRAELQKEVDELISEVDRIASDTEFNTKNLLDGSQAGATVVGGSAASMTADYNSTNATLEIDGNTITLTNVNGLDGSGTAIDPTAFLAALNTDLSGSGYTAAIDGSDVLTISSDDGSSFTIDSTANLGLAAVDSTGDALSFQIGANQGQNISFTISDMSASALGIDSIDISTKDGADAAISVLDSAIQSVSTERAKLGANQNRLEHTINNLSTASENLTAAESRIRDVDMAKEMMSFTKDNILSQAATAMLAQANQLPQGVLQLLG; from the coding sequence ATGATTATTAATCACAATATTACAGCTTTAAACACGTACAACCAATTAAGTTCAGCAAACACAAGCACAGGGAAATCCATGGAGAAGTTATCTTCAGGTCTTCGTATTAACCGTGCAGGGGACGATGCAGCAGGTCTTGCAATCTCCGAAAAAATGAGAGGTCAAATTCGTGGTTTGGATCAAGCTTCTCGTAACGCTCAAGATGGAATCTCTTTAATTCAAACTGCTGAGGGTTCGTTAGATGAAACTCAATCTATCGTGCAACGTATGCGTGAACTCTCTGTTCAGGCATCGAATGATACGTATACGGATGCGGATCGTGCAGAACTTCAAAAAGAAGTAGATGAATTAATTAGCGAAGTAGATAGAATTGCATCAGATACAGAGTTCAATACGAAGAATTTACTAGATGGTTCACAAGCAGGGGCTACAGTTGTAGGTGGGTCTGCTGCAAGCATGACTGCAGACTATAATAGTACTAATGCAACATTAGAAATTGATGGTAATACAATTACACTTACTAATGTTAATGGATTAGATGGTTCAGGTACTGCTATTGACCCTACAGCATTTTTAGCTGCATTAAATACTGACTTATCAGGTTCTGGTTATACAGCTGCAATTGATGGAAGTGATGTTTTAACTATCAGTAGTGATGATGGAAGTTCATTTACTATTGATAGTACTGCTAACCTAGGTCTTGCAGCAGTTGATTCAACAGGTGATGCATTAAGTTTCCAAATAGGTGCAAACCAAGGTCAAAACATTAGTTTCACTATTTCTGATATGTCAGCATCAGCATTAGGTATTGATTCTATCGATATTTCAACAAAAGATGGAGCAGATGCGGCAATTTCAGTATTAGATTCAGCAATTCAATCTGTTTCAACAGAACGTGCTAAATTAGGTGCGAACCAAAACCGTTTAGAGCATACAATTAACAACTTAAGTACGGCTTCTGAAAACTTAACTGCTGCAGAATCTCGTATTCGTGACGTAGATATGGCTAAAGAAATGATGTCATTCACAAAAGACAACATTTTAAGTCAAGCTGCAACAGCAATGTTAGCACAAGCAAACCAATTACCTCAAGGAGTTCTTCAACTTCTAGGTTAA
- the csrA gene encoding carbon storage regulator CsrA yields MLVLSRKKGQSIMIGDEIELTIIETEGETVKVGISAPKEVQVYRSEVYESIKLSNQEAANLKIDPTKLQALFQKKT; encoded by the coding sequence ATGTTAGTTCTCTCAAGAAAAAAAGGACAGTCCATTATGATCGGAGATGAAATTGAATTAACAATCATCGAAACAGAAGGGGAAACCGTTAAAGTAGGAATTTCGGCCCCTAAAGAGGTACAAGTTTATAGGTCTGAAGTATATGAATCCATCAAACTTTCTAACCAAGAAGCTGCGAATTTGAAGATTGATCCGACAAAATTACAAGCATTGTTTCAAAAAAAGACATAA
- the fliW gene encoding flagellar assembly protein FliW yields MKIQTKHFGEIEIEESKIMTFTQGLLGFEDVKSYALLQLDQEIPLTYLQAVEKQDLNFIILDPFQFFKDYNVELSNEIQKELDIKEQSEVTIWSLVSIQDNLENATCNLIAPLVMNIRTKQGKQIILHNSSYTTKHTFIPKKAEVEGG; encoded by the coding sequence ATGAAAATACAAACGAAACATTTTGGAGAAATTGAAATTGAAGAGAGTAAGATTATGACATTCACTCAAGGATTACTAGGTTTCGAAGATGTAAAAAGCTATGCTTTGCTTCAACTAGATCAAGAAATCCCTTTAACCTATTTGCAGGCTGTGGAAAAACAGGATCTAAATTTTATTATATTAGATCCTTTTCAGTTTTTTAAGGATTACAATGTAGAACTATCTAATGAAATACAAAAAGAATTGGACATTAAAGAACAGTCCGAGGTTACGATTTGGTCACTTGTATCGATCCAAGATAACTTAGAAAACGCTACATGTAACTTAATTGCACCACTTGTGATGAACATAAGAACAAAACAAGGTAAACAAATAATCCTTCACAATTCTAGTTATACTACAAAACATACTTTTATTCCTAAAAAAGCTGAAGTGGAGGGTGGATAA